In Lathyrus oleraceus cultivar Zhongwan6 chromosome 2, CAAS_Psat_ZW6_1.0, whole genome shotgun sequence, the DNA window GACGTTACAAATCTCACCCTCTGGACTATCAGACTCAGTGGGAGCTTACAAACCTCTGATCCTGAAGTCAACATGTAAATTAAATCAACaaccattattcttaaatacTATTGTTTGTTGTCGCTATCGGGGTTTCAGAGCAAGGAACCGGAATTGAACTAAAGAATGCCTCCTCAATCAAAGAGAAGAAAGAAGGCAAaacaaaagagtcgccaccgaattttattgGACTTCCTCTTAAAGAGAGAAAAGGGAAAACAGTCAATAAAACCCTCAAAAGGAAAGGTGCACACCGGAAGTGAAAAAAGGGATAAAGAATCGGTCTCGCAACTGAgacttgggttcggaagtcggttacgcaaggggaaagtattagcacccctcacgtccatggtactccatgggaaccattttggTTGTCGGCGTATGTGGATATTTATCTCGTTTATTCTTGTTTTATTTTCTAAAGAGTGTTAAATAATGGGactctattttttttattttttttgctcgccaaggattgtgtcccttgtgcctatgtatcactTATCGGGTGATGAGAAATCAGAGCTTCATAGTTCGGAGTAAAAAATGTTTGTGGGTtgattgattttacctttgagaaaaagTTTTTTCGGAGTGGTGCCATAAGGCACAAAAAATGAGGTTTGATGGGTTatattgtttttaccttgaataagggtttatgaaaaaagtttatgattagattgcactaaagtttATGGGCGGAGGTGAAAATTCTAGACAACAAACGAAGCGTCTTGCGTCCgaaataatcagagtaagggtaagaaagctccattcttactcattctccaccacttaaggcttgTGGCGCACAATACAAATCATGATTTTAAgtattttgattatgaaaattccgcttgacgttgaatcaagggtttgtttatttgattatgaaattgggtAAAGTAATGGATATAAAAAGTAACCAAACAAGAAAGTAAATTGTCTCATTGTAAGGTACCCCAAGAGAAAGCCTTATgtgtgtgtgcaaaagtgacctaaactaataaaggataatggtcttacaaacattCTTACAACATGTATGTAAGTTAAAGATGAAATCCAAAGATAAAAACCAAGTATAACAAAGTATGGAAAGgtcctccaagcaaaggtcctaagatgagatcctctaagtccaagttgattacAAGTGGAATGAATTGTTTTgatcttatcattttatcatgtttttgttgtttttaatgtatgatgacaataaagtaaagaacaataataaacatgcatgatgagtttgtacaatgatgatgagTGCTATCAAATAAATTACCATGCaataacataaaagtaaattacaaggtaataaTGATAAAGTCGTAATAACAATGGTTAGTGGTAATCAAAGTTAGTAAAGCATAGTATACTTAGTGGTCAATAGTATGTACAAGTTAAACtcttgaggattatctatccttaggtcaaaagattcaaaatatggcgcatcaggggattacttatcactgatgcaaagtattgaagatgatcaatGATCAACTTACAATAGATTTGCAACAATGAAAGTTATGCAAACCCCAATCCATCTATCAATAGCTTGAAAAAGGAAGACTTTATTGCTCTAGGGTTAAAGATTAATGAGTTGATTAATGTTAGGCTTTATAGAATGACCAATGTACAATATAAATAAGTTAGTGTAATAGTTAGAGGGTTAGTATAACAATAGAAACATAATGAATCAAATGAAACCATAAGTTAGTATTgaatgaaattctggtatcagatatgagatgtcgaaggtaatgtcacgacactaatatctgaacaacaactaagatataaacaggataaaaacaaagaaataattgaacaagtgacacaagcaattgttaacccagttcggtgcaaaatcacctacgtctaggggctaccaagccaggaaggaaatccactaaacaaaattagttcaaagacttTCAGTAAACAACTttaagttacagtcttttcacctaatctctacctgtgtgacttctatctaagaactcttagatatgagaccctagtcactccccctcaatcacaacagtgatataaaaataaatattacaaagaaagaagacactcttcaaggacacatacttgatcttgcttaaaagcttcaaccaagtaatcaaacactcgtgcttcaaagcttagaatggacaaattacaacataaaagtcagtccaattcaaccatcactaagatgaatgaatggctcacaatacacaagctcacacaaggctaaaaccctaaaactctctctCTTTATCGTTCGTCTCTTGTGTGTTtaaaccaggttttacatggcctttaaatagaagcttttgaatgggcctgggcagcataaaaccctaattctattttccTTGCGTATCTTCTAAGAAACAACAactaatcatcccttattggaaaatagaacaatctggttttaaatcaaattactccttgaatagcaCATTCAATCTTCACATAATCACACACAGCTTTGCATGAAAAGTGCAATattaagatacataacattcagactgaatgttctgtataaacatgtcttaacatcgggtctgacatcttagctaaatcttgcacaaccatatttaaacatcctgcaggaagctgatatcacatgtcaagacaacacgcatgacaacttgtgataacactaagttttaccaaaattgatgccaacacaaagaaccaacaaactccccctttggaaaattttggctaaaacatacattAGATCATATGTTCACAAGAAATCAATCAAAGTATCAATTCAAcagcagcagaagtaaacatacacacattgctagcaaaaataacaactagtaaacacacatgcgcttgtgctcagaACACAACACACCACCCCTTCAGCTAGTCCACACCAAGCACCAATCTGCTTCACACAGACAAAACACTTCCCCCTCTTCTCCCTCTTTGTATCAAACATCCAACATCATCTATAGCtatagctacttctccccctttttagccaaaagagaccaacgagacaaaataaatgtctattcagTCATAAACTAAAATGTCAAAAGTTAAGGGTTACAAAACCAAGTAGTACATATTCAGCTGTAAGCAAGCTGAGAtacaaaccaacaaaacatgaaTACAGCAAAACAGAATTGCCAAAATCAAGAAAATCCATCAAAATAGCAACAAAAACCATCACATCAATAAACACCATCACATCACTAAGGACCAAAGTCAAAGGAGCTAATCagaggagcttgagcttgcaacttcatcagcatcagaaacagaattgccacttgtctcatcattagttgtagacctctcactagaggtgtgggcttcagcttccttagcatgTTCAATATTCTCACATTCAGCTcgctccaagcttgcaatcaggGCTTCCAACGAATCTTTCCTAGCTGTTGCTATCCTTATCCCTTCACCCAGCTCTTTACAAGTCTCCTTCAGCTCAGCAATAGTTCTAAATTTTGAGGTTGGCTTTTTCATAGCAGACGccatgacaatgtcttcgacatgactgccttcaaacagtTTATAGTGCACTGACAGAGCATGTTTTCTTCTACTTGGTAAGTCATTAGAACTCAGAATACCAGGGTGTTGAttcaggataatcccacaaatcatagagggaaaggcaataAGCAACTTAACTGCATTAGTAGATGCATGCTTGataatttgttcaaacataaatctaccatagtcaaaattcattttggttccaacaacaaaaataaatcttccaagggtattagcaattgtggaaatgtggtttgtaggcacccaatttgcagctcctattttatgcaatatTGCATACTTGACAGTTAACTTCCCAGCAGGAAGATGATTTTTAATAGGCCACCCTTTCACCTGCCTTGATGTAATTtctctacagacctcattgtctgtagcttCCAATTCACCTGCACCCTCAACTCTTCTTCCTAGAAAATTGTTAATGACAGTGGGAGAGAATGTGATACACTTACCTCTCACCAATACTTTGCAAAATTCCTTGCTATTCTTATCAGCAATATCCTCAGGAATAttgacaatgaattccttaaccAAACCCTTATAGCACTGAGAGAACCCAGCCACAGTCTTCATCAACCCAATAGTCTTTattaggtccatgacctccttgacTTCAACAACATCATTTCCTAACTCCCTTTCCACAGCCACCCTTCTTTAAATCACAAATTTCCATTTGGcagctccatcttcaagatggaaagagatattaTCCAAATGCACAACAACAACTTTCATAGGGGACTTCCTCACAGTGGTCTTCTTCACtggagagatgtcagggacatcttcctcaacatcttCTTCAGACTCAGAGACTTCTCTAACCTTCCTCTTATTCACTTCAACCTTGCTCCATGATTTGGAAGGACCAACACCAGCAATCTTCTTAGTTGTTTTAGttgacatcatttcagccacaggtcttccttttcgagtcttcatacgcttagccacacttggctttaagtgatgaagtaAGCTATCCTCTTGCTCACCAgacctatcatcctctaggtcaatcacatCGTTTGCAACATCATGCTTCTCAGAATGGGAAGCATTGGCAGTTTTAGATGCCACATATTTTCCTTTACCAGACACAGTTTGCCCTAGAGAGCACATACCTTCAGCAACCATGTCCTTCTCAGAACTGGAGGAATCGTTATTCTTCTCACTATGTTGTGCAACCTCAGAAGAGGGGTACATTTTAGACAGGGGAGTAGAGACTCCCTTCacagaatgtccttcattaaggattctagtgactaggttcctTATGACACGATCAATGTGGTGTATATCTTCCTTATAACTAGTGGCATGAGTTGAGCTAGAAGGGATACTAGATATGTTACCTTGATTGGGGCATGCAGAAGCTgatgcatccatgggatggttcAAATCAAGGGCCTCGCAGGGAATAACTGATAGAGGAACCACATCCAGAATCTCATCATCGTGAAAGTCCATGGAAGGAGCGctaagatgaatgaatggctcacaatacacaagctcacacaaggctaaaaccctaaaactcccTCTCTTTATCGTTCGTCTCTTGTGTGTTtaaaccaggttttacatggcctttaaatagaagcttttgaatgggtATGGGTagcataaaaccctaattctattttccTTGCGTATCTTCTAAGAAACAACAGttaatcatcccttattggaaaatagaacaatctggttttaaatcaaattactccttgaattGGGCATTCAATCTTCACATAATCACACACAActttgcatgaaaagcgcaatattaagatacataacattcagactgaatgttctgtatacacatgtcttaatATCGGGCctgacatcttagctaaatcctgcacaGCCATATTTAAACATCTTGCAGGAAGTTGATATCACATGTTAAGACAACACGCGTCACAACTTatgataacactaagttttaccaaaattgatgccaacacaaAGAACTAAcattgaaggtagagaaaaacaagaaaaaggGGGTATGAATTGTTTTCACATGAATTAAAAGATTTTTTCAACAACACACACACATAATTAATAATAACAACACAAACGATTTATCATGGtttgcttgaaattcaaagctacttcagtccacccgaccaaggtgatttttccttcaacaaggacttaatccactaatctcaaCAGATTACAAAGTTCGTCTAAGGGTTCAAcaacctcttagccctctcaagtctacaaACCTAAACAAGTAACTTGAGGAATCAAAAGCAACTACAAGAATTACAAAGTGTTTCACTAGATGCTTATAGATAAGCATTATAGACACAATATAAGAATAGTGAAAGATAACCACACAATATTAAGCAACGACTCTTGTATGGAAACTTTTTGTTACAGGAATAATGGTGAAGAAATAATATTGTATGTTGTGAGTTGTTCTTCGTAAGAGTGGTGAGAAAGTTGTATGACTATGTTGTGTATCAAATTTTTTTAGCAAGTTGTGAAGAGGCCCTTATATAGCACTTGAGATAATACCGTTGAGGAGAAATCAATAAAGATTTTGTGTCAACTGTGGGAGTTAAATGTAGTAAATTCCTCATCCTTTCCATAGAAAACTAGGAGCAtaatcaaatgtttccttaaaaaGGATTTTACTATAATTTGAATGCTTCAAGCTTAAGTTTCTGACCAGGTGACATCTGATGGCGTGTTTCTGAGTATGTGTCAGAGTGAGGTGAGCATGATCATAGTCTTCAGAGTTAGAGTCTTCAAATATTTCTTGTAGAGTCTTTAGATATAGTTCTTAGAATCAGATCATCAGAGCTTAGACTTCAGAGTCAGTTTCTTCAAGTGATTGCTTCTCAGATGCATTCTATTCAGAGTCAGATGTGATTTCTCTGTGTTGGGTCAGTGCTTCTGGAGTAATTCAGATGCCAAATATTCGTTTCTTAATAATCAAAAGGTGACTTATCAGagtcattttaacttagaatACTGCACACTTAAGAAAACTGTTAGGGTAGCAAattatttcattctttgttatcatcaaaacctagAGATATATCGCAAAATCAAAATCTTATTCTAACAAGTATGTATACAAGCAAAGCTTCACCTATATGTCAAATGATCCAAGTTTATTTCcgttggtaagaaggttgatgtacctgTAGTAAGCCCAattagtgctccaatgtgtcagtctggtgaatccagcaaattgaggcctaatgatgatgatgaggtactgagactaatcaagaaaagtgaatttaatagggtggagcagctactccaaacTACTTCGAAGATTTCAatgttgtctctgctaatgaattcgGAAGCGCCCAGAAAAGCATTACAAAGAATGTTGGAGCAAGCTTACGTTGAGCATGATGTTACcatggatcagtttgaccacattgtggctaacattacttcctgtaacaacttgagtttttgtgatgaagaacttcccgaggaaggcagaaatcacaatctggcactacATAGATCGATGAAATGCAAGGAGGATGCACTttcaaatgtgttggttgatattggttcttctttgaatgtactccctAAATCAACTATGTCTAGATTATCTTACCAAGCCGCCCCGATGAGATACGATGGCATGATCatcaaagcatttgatggttctcgcaagactattataggagaagtggactttccagtaaagataggtccgagtgattttcaaattacttttcaagtaatggatatccacccggcctatagctgcttgttgggaaggccatggatccatgaagctggAGTTGTAACATCTACTTTGCATTAGAAACTGAAACTTGTGAAaaatggcaagcttgtcattgtaGGAGGAGAGAAAGAACTTCTGGTGAGCCATCTGTCGTCCTTTTcgtatgttgaagttgaggaagaggtaggaactcctttccaagccttatttattgttgaggtaaagaaaactggggcacccatgtcttctttcaaagaCACGCAAAAAATTGTTGGAGATGGCAATACAGATCAGTGGGGTCGTATGGTAGAagtcgccgagaacaagaatagggtCAAATTAGGATTCCATAAAGGGCCGTTTAAAGTCAAGGCTGAAGAAGTGCAACCGAAtttccgtagcagagggttcatccatggtaatgaacaacactcagctgctgtaATCGAAAgcgatgaagatgaagactacgccaactttgtgatgcatggcaagacttgcaacaattgggttgttgttgatgttcatgcTATTGTccatcgttctaagtaatttgtttttcatttgttttaagaaaaatcctcctcttatgcctaagggagaagtgaacattgttggccacttttcaaattatcatcaataaaatgcagttctattcatccatatctatgatgtttttatttttactttttgcttttctgaaaatggtaatcacaaaaaacataaataaataactgtccatctgcataatatttggtcataattcacttctctaaaatcaaaatatcaaatcattatgcaggttggtttctaaacccattgaatacaatgatcctactccctctccaaacttttATTTCCTTGTGTTTGAGGATGAGGAAGAAATTGATGAAGGAGTGTCTGATGAActatctcgtctacttgagcatgaagaaaaagccattcatccattcgaagagaagattgagctagTGAACTTGGGCTATGAAgatgatgtgaaagaagtcaagattgggtctcaactgtgtctagaagctaagaaggggttgattgatcttctccgagagtattcagatgtatTTGATTGGTTCTATCAAGACATtcctggtttagattctgagattgtggagcatagatttccgttgaagccagaatgcccgccagtcaagcagatATTGAGGAGGAttcatcctgatatggcagtgaagatcaaagaagaagtgcataagtagattgatgtcggtttccttgttaccgctgaatATCCGCTGAATACTGATCTTAAAAAGCAATaaaaggtagtgtcttggctaaccatttggatcaccaactgattgaagattaccagtcagtacagtatgatttccctgatgaagagatcttgtacctaAAAATGAAAGTGTGTGATGAACCActgcttgaagaagggccaaaacctggttcgcgttggggcatggtatttgatggagctgttaatcagtatggtaatggcattggggcaatgattattactcctcaagccactcattttccgtttacagctagattgactttcaagtgtacaaataatatggctgagtatgaagcttgcattatggggcttgaagaggccattgatctcagaatcaagtatttggacgtaTATGGAGATTCGACTTTGGTTATGAAGATCAAAGGTAcatgggagacgaatcaacctggtttgataccatataaagattatgcgaggaggatttcaactttctttacaaaagtgGAATTTCATCATATCCTCGAGATAAAAACCGGATGGCAAttgctcttgcaacgttggcttcaatgattgtggtgaagttctggaatgaagttcctaatttgactgtgatgcgtcttgatatgccagctcatgtgtttgttgttgaagagatcaagAATGAAAAGttgtggtattttgatatcaagtgttttctccaaagtcagatttacccgcctagggcatctttgaaagataagaagactttgaggagattagcttgCAACTTCTAtctgaatggtgatgtgctttataagagaaacttcgatatggttctactcagatgcgtggatagacacgaagcagacttattgatgactgaagtccatgaaggttcctttggtactcattccaacggacatgctatggctaagaagatgttaagagcaggttactattggctgacatagaatctgactgttgcaagtttgtgaagaagtgccataagtgtcaaatatatgcagataagattcttgttcctccgacactgttgaatgttatttcctctccatggcccttctccatgtggggaattgatatgattggtatgattgagcccaaagcttcaaacggacatcgtttcattctggtggctattgactacatcataaagtgggttgaagcggcatcgtatgaaaatgtaaccaagcaagttgttgtaaggttcatcaagaatcagattatatatcggtatggtgtgccaagtatgttcattactgataatggatctaacttgaataataatgtggaagctctttgcaacaacttcaagattgcacatcataattcttctccctacaaacctaagatgaatggggttgatgaagctgcaaacaagaatatcaagaaaatcattcagaagatggttgtgacctacaaggattggcatgagatgctcccatttgctttacatgggtactgtacgtccatccacacttcaacaggggcaacccctttcccacttgtttatggcatggaagttgtgctcccagtggaggttgagatccaatcattgcgtgtcttgatggaagccaagttgactgaggctgaatggtgtcagaccaggtatgaccagctaatttaattgaagagaagaggttgactgccatttgtcatggtcagttatatcagcagataatgaagaaagcttttgataagaaggttaggcctcgtgtattcagagaaggtgactttgtgctcaagaagattttatcttccaaaccagattctaggggcaaatgggctcctaattatgaaggctcatatgttgtaaagagagccttttcaggcggtgctttgattcttacaactatggatggtgaagagttcactcatcctgtgaatgccaatgcagtcaagaaatacttcacctaaaaagaaaagaatagctcgcaaagttgaaaacccgaaagggaggcttaggaaaaaacgagcgtctcggtggattgaaaacccgaaagggcgatccaggaaaaagttagagagataaaacagaaaatttatcccgataaattgagtaccccacaTTGGGGCAATAaatgaaaaaattagggattatggcaagtaattgcattcgACTGATCTTCAGTATTGAAGACATTTTTTAGCACGTCATTTGGTTTTGATTCGTCActctcaaccgaagccaagagcacaatggagATTGAAGTTgatagaaggattagtgatcattgtattcaatgtagctcttttccatataaattaccatttttcaacttttgtaaagaataatggagtcttgtcatttacagactacaGTTCTATTAAATAAAGCTGagttttttatccaattgtttctactcttatttatctttcagccaaatagaattaaattttatgatgatcattttttaaattgaattgaaaatcaaaatcatttttaaaataaaagaaGTTACTTTTAATGAATCAATTTCAgtaagtgtaagaccctaattttgaccttaagatccctcatggcatcatgttattgcacaagtgcattgcctcaaggatcatagcatgtttggctccttaaccctagggttgggacttgtttgagtgttttaagatcacaaagcatgcttgtattgtatattattgcttttcttatttgattactaaccaaaagcacaaaaatatgtcactaactctttttgttttgaagctcaagtgatcatgtgctccacaatgctcctaggaggctcctaagcccaatgcaatggctagatgaagatgagaaaaagcatgacaatggtccacaaagttcctaatcatcatatatgtctcccaagtatctcaatttgccaatttgatcaagataacccaaagggcttgaagattgtttcccaaggaaaccctaatttcactgtgctttgactgtgccttgcccatgaagcaatcttaacctctgatcaaatttaatcaagggaagttatttcattcatcattttatgcatatatgagcctatttgaggcaCCTCAgtcatttattcatcaagattggaagtttgactttgaaaagttgaccagtcaagtcatctgactaagctgaggtcCAATGAGCTAtaatttttgatgtgtttgtaaaatgaagatgaccccaaaataaaacatgttcctaagaaccataaaaataactttaatgttcatcaaaaatccatttgaagctttgaaggtcatcattcatttcaaaacattatgggtcattttgactaaaaccctaatttgggtcaacttaccaagggcataactttctcaatttttatgattttgaggtgataccaaagGAATTGTAAATCTTGAGATGTCTTCTTAAAATGTTATGTCGGATAcaatttcataatcctaaaataaatac includes these proteins:
- the LOC127122649 gene encoding uncharacterized protein LOC127122649, translating into MDFHDDEILDVVPLSVIPCEALDLNHPMDASASACPNQGNISSIPSSSTHATSYKEDIHHIDRVIRNLVTRILNEGHSVKGVSTPLSKMYPSSEVAQHSEKNNDSSSSEKDMVAEGMCSLGQTVSGKGKYVASKTANASHSEKHDVANDVIDLEDDRSGEQEDSLLHHLKPSIAGVGPSKSWSKVEVNKRKVREVSESEEDVEEDVPDISPVKKTTVRKSPMKVVVVHLDNISFHLEDGAAKWKFCYKGLVKEFIVNIPEDIADKNSKEFCKVLVRGRRVEGAGELEATDNEVCREITSRQVKGWPIKNHLPAGKLTVKFMFEQIIKHASTNAVKLLIAFPSMICGIILNQHPGILSSNDLPSRRKHALSVHYKLFEGSHVEDIVMASAMKKPTSKFRTIAELKETCKELGEGIRIATARKDSLEALIASLERAESCLQLNMYYLVL